From the Anaeromyxobacter dehalogenans 2CP-1 genome, the window GTGACGCCCGCGACGCCGTTCCAGGCGCTCCTGCCGATGTTCGCGGCGGGCCTGGTACCCATCGTGATGGACGCCGGCCGCTTCGTCGGCCTGGTCACGCGCATGGACGTGCTGGGCGCGCTCCGGCGCCGCGTCGCGCGCTGACCGACCGCCCGCCGGCGCCGGCGCCGGATTCGCGGGCCACCCGGCCCCGTGGCACCATGGCGCGATGGACCCGCGCGCCGAGCTGCTGGCACGCCGCGCCGCGCTGCGCACCCGCCTGCGCGCCGGCGACGCCCGCGCCGCGCTCTCGCTGGCCCGCTCGCTGGAGCGCGACCCGCCGCGCGACCACGCCGCCGCCCGGCGCGCCTACGAGGCCGCGGCGAAGGCCGGGCTCGCGGACGCGATGGCCGCGCTCGGCGAGATGCTCCGCGACGGCCGCGGCGGCCCGCGGGATCTCGAGGGCGCGGTGCGCTGGTTCTCCGAGGCGGCGCGGCGCGGGAAGCCCGAGGCGATCGCCAGCCTGGCCGGCGCGCTGCTGCACGGCGAGGGCGCGCCGCGGGATCGCGCGACCGCGATCCGCCTGTTCCGCCGCGCGGCCTCGGCCGGCGTGGTCCAGGCCATGGTGGACCTCGCGCTGTGCCTGCGCCAGGGCGCCGCCGGCGTGCCGCGCGACGACGCGGCCGCGCTGCGCTGGCTCCGCCGCGCCGCCACGCTGGGCCACGCCGGCGCGGCGCTCCTCGTCGGCCAGGCCTACTGGTTCGGCCGCATGGGGGCGCCCCGGGATCGCGCGCGGGCAGCGCCGTTCCTGCTCGCGGCCGCGCGCAAGGGCGAGCCGAAGGCCGCCGGTCTGGCCGCGGAGGCCCGGACGGTGCTCGGGGGCGCGGCGCCGCGGCGGCCGCCGGCGCGCGTCACCGCCCCCGCCGCGCGTCCCGCAGGATCTCGCGCGCCGCGTTCCGGCCGCACGCGCCCATGACCCCGCCGCCCGGGTGGGTGGCGGCGCCGCACAGGTACAGGCCCGGCACCGGCGTGCGGTAGCCGCCGCCGCCGGGGAACGGCCGCAGGAAGAGCAGCTGCGCCGGCGTCATCGCGCCCTGGAAGATGTTCCCGCCGGTGAGCCCGAAGCGCCGCTCCAGGTCGAGCGGGGAGAGCACCTCGCGGTGCAGCACCGAGGCGGCGAAGCCGGGCGCGTAGCGGTCGAGCAGCGCCACGCAGCGATCCGCGAACGGCTCCTTGAGCGCGTCCCAGGAGCCCTCGGCCAGCCGGTACGGCGCGTACTGCACGAACATCGACATCAGGTGGCGGCCCGCCGGCGCGACGCCCGGGTCCACTGCGGAGGGGATGGTGCACTCCAGCACCGGCTCCTGGGAGGGCCGGCCGGCCACGGCGTCGGCGAACGCGCGCTCGAGGTGGTCCAGCGTCGGCGAGATGTGGATGGTGCCGCGGTGATGCGGGCCGGGCGTTGCGCCGGCGTGCGGCGCCGCCGGGAAGCGCGGCAACTCGGAGAGCGCCAGGTTGATCTTGAGGGAGGCGCTCGCGTAGTCGATCGCGCCCACCGCCTCGGCCACCTCCGGCGCGAGGTGCTCCGCCCCCACCATCCCGAGCAGCGTGCGCCGCGCGTCCACCGACGAGGCCACCCGCCGGGCCGCGATCTCGGTGCCGTCCGCCAGCACCACCCCGTCCGCCCGCCCGCCGCGCACCCGCACCCGCGCCACCCGGGCGCCGGTGCGGACCTCCGCCCCGGCCGCCCGTGCCGCGCCCGCCAGCGCGGCCGCGAGCGCGCCCATGCCGCCGCGCACGTAGCCCCAGACGCCGCGCGCGCCGTTCACCTCGCCCATCACGTGGTGGAACAGCACGTACGCCGTGCCGGGCGTGGACGGCGAGGCCATCGCGCCGATGATGGCGTCGGTGGCGAGCGTGGCGCGGAGCGGCTCCGACTCGAACCAGCGCTCGAGGATGGGGCGCGCGGCCCCGAGCAGCACCTCCAGCGCGCGCGGGCCGTCCTTGCCGAGGCGCAGCAGCCGCCAGCCGGTGCGCGCCAGCCGCCACAGGTCGCCGGGCCGGCCGGAGAACGGATCCGGCGGCGGCTCGAGCAGCGACGGCTCGACGGCGCGGGCGAGCCGGTCGAGCAGCGCCTCGTAGCGCGGGAAGCGCTCCGCGTCGCGCCGGGAGAACTTCGCGATCTCGCGCTGGTTCAGCGCCGGGTCCGGGCCGAGCAGGAGCGAGCGGCCGTCGGGGAGCGGCGTGAACGAGGACGGGTCGCGCGGCAGCACCGCGTAGCCGTGGCGGGCGAGGTCGAGCTCGCGGACGATCTCGGGGCGGAACAGGCTGACGACGTACGCGGCCGTGGAGACGCGGAAGCCCGGCCACGGCTCGTCGCCGCCGCTCGCGCCGCCGACGCGGTCGAGCGCCTCCAGCACCAGCGTCCGCTGGCCCGCGCGCGCCGCGTACGCGGCCGCCACGAGGCCGTTGTGCCCGCCGCCCACCACCACCAGGTCGAACGGCTCCATCCCGCGGTGGTAGGCGGGCGGGCCGCCGGCCGCAAGCGCACCGGGCGCCGCGCCCCCGGCGATGCGGGGGGCGGGCGCCCGGGCGCCACGGCTGGGCTCCTCGAAGCCGCTCCGGCCGAGCCCGTCGAGCCGCGAGCGGAGGGCGCGATCAGTTCGCGGCCTTGACCGGCTTCTCGGAAGGCGCCTGCGCGGTCTTCGGCTGCGCCTTCTTCTCCGCCTTGGCGACGGCGGTGGTCTTCGCCTTCGCGTCGGTGGCCGTGGCCGTGGTGGTCTTCTTCTCGCCGCACGGGAACGCCGGCGACGCGAGCCCGAGCAGCGCGAGCGCCGTGGCGGCGCGGAACAGCAGCTTCATGGGAGGCTCCTTCCGCTCCTCGCCGCCCCGGGGATCGGGGCGACTCGAGGCCCATGTCCGCCGGGCCTCGCCGCCGCAACCGCGCCGTCCGTGAACGTCCGCTTGCGCCCCCACGGCGCGCCGCGGCAGGGGGCGGGCGCGCGCTGGCCGGGCGCAGCACCGGGACGGCCGCCGCCGAGGTGCTCCGGGCGCCCACCTCTCGCCCTGACGACGCACGCCGTCGCCGAATTCGCAGGTGGCCTGCGCCGGAGCGCGGGGGTCTACTGCGCGATCGCGCGTGTCCCACGTTCCGGCGACACGCCTCCCCCTCCACGAAGGAGCATCTCGATGAAGCGCCTCCTCCTCCTCGCCGCCGTCGCCACGGCTACCGCCTGCGGCGGCGGCTCCGACAAGAAGGACCCGAACTGCAACCCGGCGGATCCGGCGGCCTGCGCCGACGGGCTGGTCTGCGAGGTGGTCCAGGGCGTCGGGACGCGCTGCGCGTCGCCGGTGGTGATCACCGGGGTGGTGTACGACCTGTCGCTCGGCCTGGAGGCCGGGCCGATCGAGGGCGCGCGCGTGGTCCCGCTCGACGTGAACGGCGCGCCGGTCGGCTCCGCCGCCACCACCGACGCGACCGGCGCCTACTCGGTGCAGGTGCCGGCCGAGCGCGACGCGAACCTCGCGCCGGTCTCCGGGCACGTGACGCTGCGCGCCGACGCCGACGGGTTCGCCACCTTCCCGTCCGGCATCCGCTCGGCGGTGCCCGTCGATCTCTCGGCGGCGACGGAGGTGAACGCGGCCACCACGCAGTGGGTGGTGGCGTCCTCGCTCACCGACGTCGGCCTCGACCCGACCAGCGGCGCGGGCACCGGGCGCCTCCACGGCAACGCCGCGCAGGCCACCGCCGGCGCGCTCGTCGTGGCCGAGCGCACCGACGGCACGGTCCGCACCGGCGTCGCGGACGCCTCCGGCGACTACGTGATCTTCAACGTCCCCGCCGGCGACTGGACGGTGCAGGGATACACGCAGGGCGTGAACTACCAGCCGGCGCCGGTGGCCGGGCTCACCGATCTGGAGGACCGGCAGGTGGACCTGGTGGTGAAGAACCGCGCCGCCGCCACGGTCACCGGCAGCATCCAGCCGACCGGCCAGAACCAGCCGGCCGCGCTCGACACCACGGTGGTGCTGGTGGTCCGCGCCACCTACGACGTCGAGCTCGATCGCGGCGAGTCGCCCCCGGGCCTGGTGGCGCGCCTGACGAACGCCACCGGGACCCGGTTCAGCGTCCCCGGCGTGCCGGACGGTGAGTACACGGTGCTCGCGGCGTTCGGGACCGACGGCTACATCCGCGACGTCTCCGGCATCGGCGGCACCGCGCCGGTCGAGGTGCTGGTCGAGAACGGCGTCATGACCAGCGCGCCGGGCGCGTTCAAGATCACCGGCGCGGTGAGCTTCGCCGACCCCGGGATCTCCCCGTCCACCGGGACCGTGGGCGAGACGCTGGTCACCGACGCCTCCACCCCGACGTTCGCCTGGCAGGCCTACCCGTCCGCCACCGGCGGCTTCGACCTGGTGGTGTTCGACTCGCTCGGCACGCCGGTGTGGGCGCCGGCGCGGCTCGCGGCGGCGACGCTGTCCGTCCCCTACGCCGGCGCCGCGCTCGAGGCTGGCCGCACCTACCAGGTGCGGGTGACGGCGTACGACAACGCCGGCATGGCGGTCTCCCGCTCCGAGGACCTCCTCGGCGTGTTCACCTACGTCCCGCCTGCGGCCCCGTAGCCCGGCGGCCGCCGCGCGCGCGGCACCGGGCTCCCGGTCCCGGTGCCGCCGCGCGCGTCTCACCCCCTCCCACCCCGCGGCTGTGGCATCCTCCGGTTCGCGCGCGGTGCGTCCGCTGCGCCAGGAGGGAAACCCATGGCCGTGGTGCTCGTGCTGCTCGGGCTGGTGGTGCTGGTGGCGCTCGCCGCCGTCGGCATCTACAACGGGCTCGTCACGCGGCGGAACGCGTACAAGAACGCGTACAGCCAGATCGACGTCCAGCTCAAGCGGCGGTACGACCTCATCCCGAACCTGGTCGAGACCGCGCGCGGCTACCTGAAGCACGAGCGCGAGACGCTCGAGGCGGTGGTCGCGGCCCGGAACGGCGCCGCCGCGGCCGCCCGCGCGGCGGCGGCGAACCCGGGGGACCCGCAGGCCATGAACGCGCTCTCCGGGGCCGAGGGCGCGCTCGCCGGCGTGCTCACCCGCTTCCTCGCGGTGGCCGAGGCGTACCCGGATCTCAAGGCGAACCAGAACATGCTGGCGCTGCAGGAGGAGCTGACCTCCACCGAGAACCGGATCGCGTTCGCGCGCCAGGCCTACAACGACGCGGTCATGGCCTACAACAACGCCCGCGAGACGTTCCCCGGCGTGCTGCTCGCCGGCGGCTTCCCGCCCGCCACGTCGTTCGAGCTGCAGGGCGCCGCCGAGCGCGAGCCGGTGCGGGTGCAGTTCTAGCCGATGGCCGCCCAGGCCCCGCCCGCCGGGCGGGTCACGCTGGACTTCTTCGCCGCCCAGCGGAACGCCCGCCGGCGCACCACCGTCCTCGTGATCGCGTTCGCGGTGGCGCTCGCCGCCGTCATCGCGGTGGTCTACCTCGCGCTCGCCGTGGCGCTCGGGCTGGGCGCCGGCGCGGGCGGCGGCGGGTGGGCGGTGGACGGGTCCGGCGCGGTGTACGGCCCGCCGCTCCTCCAGCCCGGCCTGCTCGCGCTCACCGCGCTCGGCGTCGGCGCGGTCACCGGGGTGGGCGGCGCGTGGCACGCGGCGCGGCTCTCGGCGGGCGGCGGCGCCGCGGTGGCGGAGCTGCTGGGCGGCACGCCGGTCGACCGCGCCACCCGGGATCCCGCCGAGCGGCGCCTCGTCAACGTGACGGAGGAGATGGCCCTCGCCGCCGGGATGCCGGTGCCGCGGCTCTACGTGCTCCGCGGCGAGGCCGGCATCAACGCGTTCGCGGCCGGCCACACGCCCGGTCACAGCGTGGTGGCGGTGACGCGGGGCGCGCTGGAGCGGCTCACCCGCGACGAGCTGCAGGGCGTGGTGGCCCACGAGCTGTCGCACGTGCTGAACGCGGACACGCGCATCGACCTGCGGCTCATGGCGGCGGTGGGCGGGCTCGGGTTCCTGACGCTGCTCGGGCGGCTGCTCCTCGACGTCGACTCCGGGCCGCGCCGCTCGCGCGATCGCAACCGCGGCGCCATCGCGCTGGTCGGGCTGGGGCTGCTCGTCGCCGGCGCCATGGGCAGCCTGTGCGGCCGGCTGGTCCGCTTCGCGGTGGCGCGGCAGCGCGAGTGGCTGGCGGACGCGTCGGCGGTGCAGTTCACGCGCAACCCGGACGGCCTGGCGGGCGCGCTCCGGAAGATCGCGGCGGAGGGGTCGGCGGTGTCCGGGCCGCACGTCGCCGAGGCGGCGCACCTGTTCTTCGCGCGGGCCTCGGGCGGCCTCCTCGCCGGCCTGTTCTCCACGCACCCGCCCATCGAGGAGCGCCTCCGCCGGATCGCGCCGCACCTCGCCGGCGCCCCCCTCTCCCGCGCCACGGCGGCCTCCGCGGAGGCGTCGCCGCCCCGCCCTGCGCCGGCCCCGGCCGCTGCGCAGGCGCCGGACCGCGCCGGCGAGGCGGGGCTCGCGGGCGGACCGGCGGAGCCGGCGTCGGCGCCGCCCGCGTCCGCGCTCCTGGCGGACCACCTCCCCCGCGCGGCCGGGCTGCTCTCGGGCCTCCCGCCCGCGCTCGCGGCGGCGGCGCGCGAGCCGTTCGGCGCGCGCGGCCTCGCCTGCGCGCTGCTCGTGGACGCGGCGGCGCCGGTGCGCGCGGCGCAGCTCGCGTACCTCGAGCGGAACGACCGGGCGCTCCGTGCCGAGGTGGAGCGGCTCCTCCCCGCGCTCTCGGGGCTGGATCGCACCGCCCGCAACGCGCTCCTCGCGCTGGCGCTCCCGGCGCTCGACGCGCTCTCGCCGGCGCAGGGCACCGCGCTCGCCGCCGACCTCCGCGCGCTCGCCGCCGCGGACCGCGCCGTGTCGCCCTACGAGCTGGCCGTGCTCCGCGCCGTCCTCCGGCGGCTCTCCCGCGGCGCCGGCGCGCCGCCCCGGGCGCTCCTGCGCACCGTCGAGGAGGCGGGGCCGGAGTGCCTGGAGCTGCTCTCCTGCCTGGCGTGGACCGGCGGGCGCGACGCGGCCGCGGCGCAGGCCGCGCTCGACGCCGGCGCGCGGGCGCTGGGTGCGCGCGGGCCGTGGCGGGTCCTCCCGCGCGACCGGCTCGGGCTCGGGCGCCTCGAGACCGCGCTCGACCGGCTCGACGCGGCGTCACCCTCAGTGAAGTCCGCGACGCTGGAGGCGTGCTCGGCCGTGGTCCGGGCCGACGGGCGCGTCGGCGCGGACGAGGCCGAGCTGGTCCGGGCGGTCGCTGCCTCGCTCGGCCTACCCTTTCCGCCCGGGCTGGAGGCGGCCACCGCGCCCGGGGCGGACGCCCTGGCGCCCCCGCTCAGTTGAAGAACGCGGGCGGCCGGACCGTCACGCCCTCGATCGGCTGCCGGGCGGCGAACCCCGCGTCCACGGGGTGCCAGTGCGACACCGCCGGCTCCCCGAACTGCCAGCACAGGAACACCGGCTCGCCGTCCTGGAGCGAGTAGAAGTCCACCAGGCCGGCCTCGAGGTCCTTCACCAGGCACCCGAGGCCGTTGATGCGCTCCACCGCCGCGCCGAGCTGGTCGGCGAGCGCGCGCAGCCGCTGCGCGTCCTCCCCGTGCCCGGCCGGGCCCGGCTCGCCCCGCTGCAGGACGGCCATCGCGACCTCGGCGCCGCCCAGCGCCTCCACGCACGCGACCATGTCGGCGCGCACCTGGGCGACCCGCCCGAACTCGATCTCGAGGTCGGACACGAGGTCGTTCGCCTCCTCGACGGTGAAGTACCGGGGGCCCTCGTCCATGGGCGGAAACCTCGTCATCTCCGTGTTATAAGCGCGGCGCGTGGCCCGACCAGGGCCGAAAGGATCACGCCGAGTGCTCGAGACCGTATCCAAGGGCTTCAAGGCTGCCCGCAACAAGCTGAAGGGGCGCACCGAGATCACCCCGGAGGTCGTGGACGACGCGCTCCGCGACATCCGCGTGTCCCTGCTCGAGGCCGACGTCTCGTTCGACGTGGTGAAGCGGTTCGTCGCCCGCGTCCGCGAGAAGGCCATCGGCGAGGTGGTCGAGACGAAGGTGAAGACGGAGAAGGGGCAGCTCCGCGTCACGCCCCAGGACCACTTCGTCAAGATCTGCCACGACGAGCTCGAGGCGCTGATGGGCCCGGTGGACACGTCGCTCCGCCAGGGCGAGCGCGGCCGCCCCACCGGCATCATGATGGTCGGCCTGCAGGGCTCCGGCAAGACGACGACGGCCGGCAAGATCGCGAACCGCCTCCTCAAGGACGGCAAGCAGGTCATGCTGGTGGCGGCGGACGTGTACCGCCCCGCCGCCGTGGACCAGCTCAAGGTGCTGGGCGAGCGGCTCGGCGTGCCGGTGTTCCACGAGCCGGGCGTCTCGCCGCCGGACATGTGCCGCCACGCGTTCGAGGCGGCGCAGCGCGACCACCGCAACGCGGTCATCTACGACACCGCCGGCCGGCTCGCCATCGACGACGAGCTCATGACCGAGCTCGAGAACATCAAGGCGAACGTCGCGCCCGAGAACATCCTGCTCGTCGCCGACGCCATGATCGGCCAGGACGCGGTCAAGACCGCGACCGAGTTCGACCGGCGCCTCGCCATCGACGGCTTCATCCTGACGAAGCTCGACGGCGACGCCCGCGGCGGCGCGGCGCTCTCGATCAAGGAGGTCACCGGCAAGCCCATCAAGTTCCTCGGCATGGGCGAGGCGCTGGATCGCCTCGAGGAGTTCCGGCCCGAGGGGCTCGCCTCCCGCATCCTGGGCTTCGGCGACATCGTCGGCCTGGTGAAGGACTTCGAGCAGCACGTCGACGAGGAGACCGCAGAGGCCGAGGCGCAGAAGATCCTCTCCGGCGACTTCACGCTCGAGGACTTCGTCAACCAGATCCGGATGGTCCGGAAGATGGGCCCGCTCGGCGAGCTCATGGAGAAGTTCCCGATGTTCGGGGAGCTTCCCGAGAACTTCCAGTTCGACGACTCCGCCCTCACGCGCATCGTGGCGATGGTCGACTCGATGACGCAGGCCGAGCGGCTCCGCCCGGACTCGATCACCGACCAGCGCGTGAAGCGGATCGCGAAGGGCGCCGGCCGGACCGAGAAGGACGTCCGCGACCTGCTCAAGCAGTACAACGCCATGCGCGGCGTGATGAAGCAGGTGGGGTCCGCGCCCGGCCTGCTGGCGCGGCTGCCCGGCGTGAAGCAGCTCATGCAGCTCCGCAAGATGCAGGGCAAGGGCATGGAGGACGTGCTCGGCGCCGACGCCGACGCGGTCGAGCGCGCCATGCAGGGCGGCCTCGTGGACCCGCGCATGGCCGCGCAGATGGCCGGGCTGCCCAAGGGCTACACGCCGCCCATGTCGGCCGGCGCCATGGCGCGCGCCCGGATGATGGGCTACGCGCCCGAGCCGATCGCGCTCGAGAGCGCCAAGGAGCGCGAGGCCCGCAAGAAGAAGCGCAAGGCCGAGCGCCAGGCGCGCAAGAAGGGCCGGAAGAAGGGCCGCCGCTGATCCGGAGCGCGTGGTGGACCTGCCCCGCCAGCGCGCGCTCTCGACGTACCGCGCGGCGCCGTTCCGCCCGCCCGCCTGCGCCGGCGCGGTCTACCCCGACGCGCCCGGCGCGCTCCGCCGCGCGCTCGACGGCTGGCTGGCGCTCCCTGCCGGCGCCCCGGCCGCGTCGACCCCGCCCCCCGGCGTGGTGGTGGCGCCGCACATCGACTACGCGCGCGGCGCCGCCGGCTACGCGCACGCGTACCGGGCGCTCGAGGCGAGCCGGGCCGACCTGTTCGTGATCTTCGGCACCGCCCACGCCACCCCGCCGCGCCCGTTCACGCTCACCCGCCTCGACTACGGCACGCCGCTCGGGCCGGTCCGCACAGACCGCGCGCTGGTGGACGCGCTCTGCACGACGCTCGGCGAGGACGCGCTGCTCGGGGACGAGCTCGTCCACCGCGACGAGCACTCGGTCGAGCTGCAGGCGGTGATCCTGGCCCACCGGCTGCGCCGGCCGTTCACCGTGCTGCCGGTGCTCTGCTCCGCCATCGGCCACCTCGCCGACCCGCGCGCCGCGACCGCCCCGTTCCTCGGCGCGCTCGGCCGCGCGGTGGCCGGCCGCCGGGTGTGCTGGGTGGCGGCCGCCGACCTCGCCCACGTCGGCCCCCTCTACGGCGACGCGCGCCCGCCCGCGCCGGCCGAGCTGGCCGCGCTCGCGGCGGCGGACCGGCGCACGCTCCGCTACGTCGAGGCCGGCGACGCGGCGGGCTTCCACCGCGACGCGGTCCGCGACGGCGCGCGCCGGCGGCTCTGCGGGATCGCCCCGATCTACGCGGCGCTCCGCGCGGCCGGCGCCGGCGCGCGGCTGCTCCACTACCAGCAGTGGACCGACGGCGTCGACTCGGTGTCCTTCGCCGCGGCCGCCGGCTGACGGCTAACCCTCGTCGCCGCCGCGGGCGTCCTCCTCGCCCGCCGCCTCGCCGTACTCGATGGCGCAGCGCGGGCAGAAGGCGTTCGGCGCGGGCGCGCCGGGCACGGCGATCGTGTCCCCCTCGGCGCCGCACACCTGGCACTCGCCGGCGATGACGACCTCGCCGCGGTCCTGCGGGCTGTTCTTGGTCGGCTCCCTCATGATCCACCTCGCCGTCTGCGCTTCGGCACCACCAGGCCGCGCGAGAGGCGCCGGAGCACGCGCTTGAGCTGCCGGCGCTTGTACCGGTCGTGCGACGAGTCGCCCGCCTCGTTCGCGATCGCGGTCGCGCGATCCACCACCTGGAACTCCACCAGCGAGAACACGATCCGCCCCAGCTCG encodes:
- a CDS encoding LemA family protein; the encoded protein is MAVVLVLLGLVVLVALAAVGIYNGLVTRRNAYKNAYSQIDVQLKRRYDLIPNLVETARGYLKHERETLEAVVAARNGAAAAARAAAANPGDPQAMNALSGAEGALAGVLTRFLAVAEAYPDLKANQNMLALQEELTSTENRIAFARQAYNDAVMAYNNARETFPGVLLAGGFPPATSFELQGAAEREPVRVQF
- the ffh gene encoding signal recognition particle protein, giving the protein MLETVSKGFKAARNKLKGRTEITPEVVDDALRDIRVSLLEADVSFDVVKRFVARVREKAIGEVVETKVKTEKGQLRVTPQDHFVKICHDELEALMGPVDTSLRQGERGRPTGIMMVGLQGSGKTTTAGKIANRLLKDGKQVMLVAADVYRPAAVDQLKVLGERLGVPVFHEPGVSPPDMCRHAFEAAQRDHRNAVIYDTAGRLAIDDELMTELENIKANVAPENILLVADAMIGQDAVKTATEFDRRLAIDGFILTKLDGDARGGAALSIKEVTGKPIKFLGMGEALDRLEEFRPEGLASRILGFGDIVGLVKDFEQHVDEETAEAEAQKILSGDFTLEDFVNQIRMVRKMGPLGELMEKFPMFGELPENFQFDDSALTRIVAMVDSMTQAERLRPDSITDQRVKRIAKGAGRTEKDVRDLLKQYNAMRGVMKQVGSAPGLLARLPGVKQLMQLRKMQGKGMEDVLGADADAVERAMQGGLVDPRMAAQMAGLPKGYTPPMSAGAMARARMMGYAPEPIALESAKEREARKKKRKAERQARKKGRKKGRR
- a CDS encoding DUF2203 domain-containing protein; translated protein: MTRFPPMDEGPRYFTVEEANDLVSDLEIEFGRVAQVRADMVACVEALGGAEVAMAVLQRGEPGPAGHGEDAQRLRALADQLGAAVERINGLGCLVKDLEAGLVDFYSLQDGEPVFLCWQFGEPAVSHWHPVDAGFAARQPIEGVTVRPPAFFN
- the amrB gene encoding AmmeMemoRadiSam system protein B, translating into MDLPRQRALSTYRAAPFRPPACAGAVYPDAPGALRRALDGWLALPAGAPAASTPPPGVVVAPHIDYARGAAGYAHAYRALEASRADLFVIFGTAHATPPRPFTLTRLDYGTPLGPVRTDRALVDALCTTLGEDALLGDELVHRDEHSVELQAVILAHRLRRPFTVLPVLCSAIGHLADPRAATAPFLGALGRAVAGRRVCWVAAADLAHVGPLYGDARPPAPAELAALAAADRRTLRYVEAGDAAGFHRDAVRDGARRRLCGIAPIYAALRAAGAGARLLHYQQWTDGVDSVSFAAAAG
- a CDS encoding phytoene desaturase family protein, whose translation is MEPFDLVVVGGGHNGLVAAAYAARAGQRTLVLEALDRVGGASGGDEPWPGFRVSTAAYVVSLFRPEIVRELDLARHGYAVLPRDPSSFTPLPDGRSLLLGPDPALNQREIAKFSRRDAERFPRYEALLDRLARAVEPSLLEPPPDPFSGRPGDLWRLARTGWRLLRLGKDGPRALEVLLGAARPILERWFESEPLRATLATDAIIGAMASPSTPGTAYVLFHHVMGEVNGARGVWGYVRGGMGALAAALAGAARAAGAEVRTGARVARVRVRGGRADGVVLADGTEIAARRVASSVDARRTLLGMVGAEHLAPEVAEAVGAIDYASASLKINLALSELPRFPAAPHAGATPGPHHRGTIHISPTLDHLERAFADAVAGRPSQEPVLECTIPSAVDPGVAPAGRHLMSMFVQYAPYRLAEGSWDALKEPFADRCVALLDRYAPGFAASVLHREVLSPLDLERRFGLTGGNIFQGAMTPAQLLFLRPFPGGGGYRTPVPGLYLCGAATHPGGGVMGACGRNAAREILRDARRGR
- a CDS encoding tetratricopeptide repeat protein; translated protein: MDPRAELLARRAALRTRLRAGDARAALSLARSLERDPPRDHAAARRAYEAAAKAGLADAMAALGEMLRDGRGGPRDLEGAVRWFSEAARRGKPEAIASLAGALLHGEGAPRDRATAIRLFRRAASAGVVQAMVDLALCLRQGAAGVPRDDAAALRWLRRAATLGHAGAALLVGQAYWFGRMGAPRDRARAAPFLLAAARKGEPKAAGLAAEARTVLGGAAPRRPPARVTAPAARPAGSRAPRSGRTRP
- a CDS encoding carboxypeptidase-like regulatory domain-containing protein, giving the protein MKRLLLLAAVATATACGGGSDKKDPNCNPADPAACADGLVCEVVQGVGTRCASPVVITGVVYDLSLGLEAGPIEGARVVPLDVNGAPVGSAATTDATGAYSVQVPAERDANLAPVSGHVTLRADADGFATFPSGIRSAVPVDLSAATEVNAATTQWVVASSLTDVGLDPTSGAGTGRLHGNAAQATAGALVVAERTDGTVRTGVADASGDYVIFNVPAGDWTVQGYTQGVNYQPAPVAGLTDLEDRQVDLVVKNRAAATVTGSIQPTGQNQPAALDTTVVLVVRATYDVELDRGESPPGLVARLTNATGTRFSVPGVPDGEYTVLAAFGTDGYIRDVSGIGGTAPVEVLVENGVMTSAPGAFKITGAVSFADPGISPSTGTVGETLVTDASTPTFAWQAYPSATGGFDLVVFDSLGTPVWAPARLAAATLSVPYAGAALEAGRTYQVRVTAYDNAGMAVSRSEDLLGVFTYVPPAAP
- a CDS encoding M48 family metallopeptidase, translated to MAAQAPPAGRVTLDFFAAQRNARRRTTVLVIAFAVALAAVIAVVYLALAVALGLGAGAGGGGWAVDGSGAVYGPPLLQPGLLALTALGVGAVTGVGGAWHAARLSAGGGAAVAELLGGTPVDRATRDPAERRLVNVTEEMALAAGMPVPRLYVLRGEAGINAFAAGHTPGHSVVAVTRGALERLTRDELQGVVAHELSHVLNADTRIDLRLMAAVGGLGFLTLLGRLLLDVDSGPRRSRDRNRGAIALVGLGLLVAGAMGSLCGRLVRFAVARQREWLADASAVQFTRNPDGLAGALRKIAAEGSAVSGPHVAEAAHLFFARASGGLLAGLFSTHPPIEERLRRIAPHLAGAPLSRATAASAEASPPRPAPAPAAAQAPDRAGEAGLAGGPAEPASAPPASALLADHLPRAAGLLSGLPPALAAAAREPFGARGLACALLVDAAAPVRAAQLAYLERNDRALRAEVERLLPALSGLDRTARNALLALALPALDALSPAQGTALAADLRALAAADRAVSPYELAVLRAVLRRLSRGAGAPPRALLRTVEEAGPECLELLSCLAWTGGRDAAAAQAALDAGARALGARGPWRVLPRDRLGLGRLETALDRLDAASPSVKSATLEACSAVVRADGRVGADEAELVRAVAASLGLPFPPGLEAATAPGADALAPPLS